The Paraburkholderia agricolaris genome includes the window TGTTCCAGGGCAAAGCCACGGACGCCTATGGTGGCTGCACGCTGTTCGGCGACAAGCAGGTCGCCGCGCACGGCTGGTGCAGTTCGTATTCGAATATGTGACCGCGCAAGCGGTAGGTGCGATTAAAAAACGCGCTGACTCTAGTTCAGCGCGCTCAGTACCAGGTCATGCGAATGACCGATCCATACCGCTGCGTCGCGGTGATCGCGTAAGGCGTCGCCCGTATTCGGGTGCAGAAAAATATCGAGCGCGCCGTGATTCAGTGTGAGCCAGCCGACGAGTTCGGCGAACTGGTCTTGCGCGAACGCGAGCTGATACGACCACATGGGATGCGGCCCGACCGGGCGTTCGTGAAATCGGCCTAATTGCAGCTTGTCGTTCCAGTGCGCTTCGATCTGTTCGCGAAAGGCCCACGCGGCGTCGCGGCTGCCTGAATCGAAGTAAACGTGGGCGTGCCAACTCTGGATGGCTGAGGTGTCGCGAAAGGTCATAACCAGGTCCGTTGCGGTTCCGTTTTTATCAGACACTCATTCTGCTTGAGTTTGCGCTGACGCGTGCGGCATGCACCTCATGTGAAACTGTATTTCGTCTTCATTGACAATGTCGAAGCCGAGGCGTTGATAGAGACGTCTCGCGGGATTGCCTTTGAGCACCTTGAGCGTGACCGGCAATACGTCGGCCTGCGCGGCCAGCAAGACTGTCCGCAGCGCTCGCTCGCCGATGCCGCGCCCTTGATGTGCCGGCGCAATCTGCAACTGCACGACGACCCACTCGGTCTCGGTGCGATACGCTTTCAGCAAACCAACCGGCGCGCTGTCGAGGCAGATCACGCGCGCCGCATCGTAGCGGTGGCGCAGGCGCGCGCGATGCTGGGCATCGTCGATGGGCTCGCCGACCTGCGCCAGATGCTCGGTCATGGTGGCCTTGCGCAGTTCGAAGAGAAAGTGCTCGTCGGCTTCTAACGCTGGGCGCAGGGTAAGGACGGGTTCTTGAGCGGACATGCGAAGGACGTCTCCGGCGCGTGGGTGGCGAATTGGAACGGTCGTGAATTGTCGCGCCAGCCGCGCTTTTTTGCCATGCATTGATGTTTCGACCCCTCAATATGGTGGTTCACGTCTGAAGAAATCGCGCGCTGTGCCGATTCGGCAAACTGGGCAGCCATTTCCCCTCGTTTCGCGCAATTGCATTCGTGCTCGCTCACATAAACTGTTTTCCATGGAGCGACAAGTCACCGCGCCCATCGACGCGGTCTTCCCCCGCGTTGTTTTGAACCGTACCGTTGATGGCAGTTTGCCGCGGTTGTTTAACGTGGCAGGGCAGTAAAGCAGTAGGAAGTCGAAGCAATGCAAACAACGCGCAGTTGCAGTATCCATGCGCGAATCAGCAGGGGGTTGCAGCGAGGTGATGTTGATGGCGAGGGACCGAGCTGTAACGCAGTAGCAGTGCAAGTAACAATGCAGCAGCAGTGCGAGCAACAATGTAGTAGCAGCGTAAGCAGCAACAGCTTTGTTTTGTTAGTTTATGGTGGGTTTAGGTCGGCAAGCATCCACGCGCCTGCACGACTGTTCCATCCTGTCAGACCCTGTTCCTTCGCGGGAACAGGGTTTTTTTTCGTCGGTGCGGAAAATGTGACTTGTATTTAGCCCGTCCGAACCTATATGGCAGCGTTGCATTTCGGCGCGGCCGTAGCGGGAAGTCTGCTCGCGCGCGGCGAGATGTCACGCGCAATCGAGACTTTAAGTTGTTTAAGTCTGTCTTAATAGTTGCTTGCCATGATGGCTACACAGACTCACATTAAGGGCCTGTCAAGCCGCCGGCGCATCGGCGGCGTTTGCCACCGGAGACCACATCATTCGGTGGCAAAGCCGAGAGTTAGCGAAGGAGGTTGAATCGATATGTCCAGTAAATCGCGAGTCCGCAAGCACACCCAGCCGGCGATGTCCCCGCTGCTGCGCGCGCTAACCTTTAGCCGCACCGCCCACGAACCGGTCACCACGGCGATGCTCCTGCAGTGCTACACCGCTCTCGATGCGTTCCAACGCGGCCGGGGCTCGCGGGATTTGCACCTGACCTTGAGCCGGCATTTGCTGGTGTCGCAAGAATTGGCGCGTCTGGGTCTCGGCGAGGACGTTCTTGCCGATATCGAGAGCGCGCATGCGGCCATGGTTCAGCTCGACACGCGTGAGCACCAGGACGGTGCCTGGAAGTTGCAGGACGGCGAATACGCCCGTCTCTGCACGGCGCTGGCCATTCTTGATGGACAACTGTCGGCCGCATCGTTGAGCGAGATCGCGAACGCGGAAGCGAAGATGGTCGAAGGGCTGATGAGATCGGCTCGCGCGCAGGCGATTGTCGAAGCAGTGGTTTAAGCGGGCATCAGCCTGACCTCGCAGCGCCGCAGTGACTAACGCGGACACAAAAACGCCCGGAAACGGGCGTTTTTTCTACTTCAGCGCAAGTTTTGCTGTCCGCAAATCCGCAGCATCCGCGACGCACCTGATTAAAGCGGCGCGGCTATAATCTCCGTCATGAAATTTCTGCGGACTTTGCTCCTCCTGTTGCTGTGCGCCGCGCTGCCCATTAGTGGGCTGGCGGCCAGCGGCTTGACGGGAGATTGTCCAATGCAGATGAGCATGAACGCCGGAGAGGGCGATTCGATGTCGGCTGACATGCCCGGCTGCGAGTCCATGCATTCATCGCAGAGCGAAAAGGTGAAGAACTTTTTCTGCAAGGTAACGGCGCAATGCCAGCTTGGCAGTCTGTATCACCCGGTCTCTCCGACCGGGATAACCCGGCCTGCCGGGTTATCGAGTACCGTTGTCTTCCACTACACGCAGTCGCTGCCGGTCCGTGAGCCGTCCGGCTTGTGGCGGCCTCCTCGCACTCTCTAATCC containing:
- a CDS encoding DOPA 4,5-dioxygenase family protein, which translates into the protein MTFRDTSAIQSWHAHVYFDSGSRDAAWAFREQIEAHWNDKLQLGRFHERPVGPHPMWSYQLAFAQDQFAELVGWLTLNHGALDIFLHPNTGDALRDHRDAAVWIGHSHDLVLSALN
- a CDS encoding GNAT family N-acetyltransferase, translating into MSAQEPVLTLRPALEADEHFLFELRKATMTEHLAQVGEPIDDAQHRARLRHRYDAARVICLDSAPVGLLKAYRTETEWVVVQLQIAPAHQGRGIGERALRTVLLAAQADVLPVTLKVLKGNPARRLYQRLGFDIVNEDEIQFHMRCMPHASAQTQAE